The sequence TCAGGAAATCTATCGAGTGTTCGAAGTTGACCCGGGGAAGTTCAGCGCCTCCTATGAGGCGTTCCTCAACGCCGTCCATCCCGAGGACCGGACGATGGTGAATGAGGCCTATACGCAGTCGGTGCAGAACCGCACCCCCTATGAGATCGTCCACCGGCTGCAAATGCCGGATGGACGGATCAAGTATGTGCAGGAACGCGGCGAGACCTACTACGATGCCGAGGGACGGCCACAGCGCTCCGTGGGCACCGTCCAGGACATCACCGAGCGTCAGGAAGACAAGCTGCAGTTGCAGCGCTCGCAAGCCTTGCTGCACTCGGTGTTCGAACACCTCCCCAACATGGTCTTCGTCAAGGATGCCCACACCCTCCACTTCGTCGAGTTTAATCAGGCTGGTGAGGCGCTGACCGGCTTTTCACGCGAGGAGTTGTTGGGCAAATCGGATTACGATCTCTTCCCACGGGAAGAGGCCGACTTCTTTACCGACAAAGACCGCTCCGTCCTGGCCAGCGGCTCCTTGCTGGAAATTCGCGAGGAAGAGATACAAACAAAAGACCGGGGCATCCGTTTTCTTCAGACGAAGAAAGTCCCGATCTATGATGCTCAGGGAATCCCGCAGTACCTCTTGGGAATTTCTGAGGACGTCACCGAACGCAAGCGGGCCGAGGAATCCTTGCTCCGGTTGCACGCCGAATTGGAAGAGCGGGTGCGGGGACGAACATCGGAATTATCTGAGACCAATAGCCGGCTTGAAGCCGAAATCATCGACCATGCGACAGCGAAGGAGACCCTCCAACGGCGCGATGCAATTCTTCAGGCGGTAAGTTACGCAGCGAAACAGTTTCTCCTAACCATTTCATGGGAGAGTCAACTCATTGACGTCCTTCAACGATTGGGAGAAGAGGCGGCTGTCGACCACGCCTGTGTGTTCAGGAACCATCGGGCTCAGGATGGAGACTTACGAACGTCTCTGCAGTCCGAGTGGGTAGCGCATGGAGTCCCTTCCAGAGTGAATGACGCAAGGTTGCAGGATGTGTCTTACCGTGCGCAAGGACTGGAGCGATGGGAAAGGGAACTGTCTCGCGGGATTCCGATTTGCAGTTCTGTGGCAGACTTGTCCCAAGCGGAACAGATCCTGATGCGTATCCGAGGGCAGCGCTCAATTACCCTGATTCCGATTGTTGTTGGACAGGAGTGGTGGGGAATGATGGTCTTCGGAATGATCCAGGCCGAACGATCGTGGCAGGCAGCTGAAATCGAGGCTTTGCAGGTCGCCGCAAGTACGTTAGGCGCCGGCATCCAACGGCAGCGCATGGAACAAGAAATCCGGTTGTACACCGAGGAGCTTGAGCAGCTGGTCACGCAAAGGACTGACCGGATCAGAGAACTGGAGGGTCAACGAGCACAAGCGGAGAAATTGGCTGCACTGGGGCAGTTGGCGGCGGGCGTGGCACATGAGATCAATAATCCGATTGCCGGCATCAAGAACGCCTTTCTCGTCCTGAAAGACGGGATTCCTCGCGAACATCCCCATTATCATTTTGTCGGGATGATTGAGCGAGAAATTGAACGAGTTGCGACCATCGTGCGTCGGATGTATGACCTGTATCGGGACGAATCGCAGCAAGAGCAGGTTGTTACCCTGGATACCCTCATGGAAGACCTTGCCTATTTACTCAAGCCGAAACTGACCCAGCGTAAGATCAGCCTGCAGAGCCATATTCTTCCTACGATTCCACCATTTCGACTGGTGCAGCGTGATCTGCTCCAGGTGCTGCTCAACCTTGTCCAAAATGCGGTCGAGGCTTCGCCTGAAAATGGTCTGGTGGTCGTGAATGTCACCCATGACCATGACCACGTCGCCTTCAGTGTTTCAGACGAGGGCTACGGTATTTCGCAAGACGAACAGCCTCACATATTCGAACCGTTCTTTTCCGGACATCACAAACGTAAGCAGGGAGGTATGGGGCTCGGCCTTTCCGTGTCGTACAGCCTTGTGCACGCGATGGGGGGAAGGATCGACGTCGTCAGCCAACCGAGCAAGGGAGCGACATTTATCGTAACGTTGCCTCTTACACCTACGCCACACATAACAGCTCATACGGAGGGAGAGACGTGATGACCCAAGTACACGCCCGCATCTTAATCGCTGACGACGAGGAGACGTTTCGATTGTCTACTGCGACTTTACTCCGACAGAAAGGATATGTGTGTGACTGCGCCCAGGATTCGGAAGAAGCTACGCGATTGCTGCAGGAGTCCTATGATCTTTTGATCGCGGATATTCGCATGCCCGGAAATTCAGAATTGGAATTGCTCCGGTCCGTCCACGAACGGATGCCGGAGCTCCCAGTGGTAGTTCTGACAGGATATCCCTCGCTGCCTACGGCGGTCGAATCCCTGAGACTTTCCATTAGTGATTACCTCATCAAGCCGGTCGGGCTACCGGAATTGCAACAGGCCATCACGCGTGCGCTGGAGAAAGGGCGACTGCTACGGGCCGTGCGAGAGGCCTCTGTGGAAACCGCTCAATTGACCGCTGCGCTCGATCACATCGAGCAGACGATGACGACGAGGGGAGGGAGTGATAAACAGCCGCTCATCTCATGGGGGGCCAAGCGATATGTTGAGCAAGCCGTCGCGCACATTGCACGTCTGTCGCTGGCTGTTGGGCAAGTCGTGGGCGGGCTGGACGAGGGGGGCGATCAATCGGCTGATGTTTGTCGGGTTATGCGGTGTTCGCGGTTGGCAGTGTATGAACAAGTCCTGGAGCAGACGGTTGAAGTTCTCGCACGCACAAAAAACGCATTCAAATCGAAAGAACTAGGAGAGTTGCGGAAGCACGTGGAAGACACCTTGAAAGCAAACCGCCGATTAGGGTAAAGATCATCCTTGGTTCGTCTTGGCGGGTAGGCTGGTCAGAGCCTATAAGTTGAAGGCGCAGCTGGGAACTCTCATGGGAGGCTCTCGGTTGCGCTTTTTTTATTGCCCGATCGCAGCGGCCTTATCATGTTTTCCACGTACGTCATAAGGAGCGTTGCGCAATGCACAGACGAAGCAACCGAATTCGTCTCCTCCTGGTGGAGGATCATGAGATTGTACGCGTCGCGCTGCGTGTCCTGTTAGAGCGTACCGGAGACATCCATGTGGTTGACGAGGCAGGAACGGCCTCCCGAGCATGGGAGCAGGTGACCAAGTTTAAACCTGATGTAGTTCTGCTGGATGTGAACTTGCCGGATCGCTGCGGTGTGGACCTCTGCCGTGACATTCGGGCTGCGTTTCCGAACACGCATGTGCTCTTCCTGACTGCGTTACCCGACACGGAGACCCTGCGCGCTTCCGTGGTTGGAGGGGCGGACGGTTACCTTCACAAGACGATCGATCTCGAGTCCCTCGTCGAAGCCATCAAGGCTGTGGCGAGCGGGAAGGGCTACCTCGACCACGCTGCGGCAGGCTCCGTCATGAGTTGGTTGAGGGCCTCGTCCATCCATTCAGATGCCAACCCGGCTCTGCAGTTATCTCCGCAGGAGCGGCGGGTCATTGCCCTTGTCGCCGAGGGCAAGACAAACAAGGAAATCGGCGTGACCCTCGTCCTCAGTGAAAAGACTGTGAAGAACTATATCAGCCACGCGTTCGAAAAGCTGGGAGTCACCCGCCGTGCGCAAGCTGCCGTCATGTTCATGAAGATCCCCCCAGATACCACCAAACTCCTCAGCTAAAGGTTTCCGAACGAAAACCGACAAGAAGAAACAAGACAACAATGGCCAAGCGAAAGGCTTGGTCAGCCTGAGCGGGCAGAGTTTAGCTCTGCAAGTTGAAGGTGTAATCGGATGGTTCCACCTGCTGGAACCGCTGGTTACGCCTTTTTTGTTGTCTTCATACTGTCATGATCCCGTGCCGGACCCGCGTGCCAGGATTTCGAGAGAGCGCCCGAAGGGCAACTGGCTGAGGACAAGCTGAACGACCAGAGAGAGGAAACACTTTCCATGCCGTTCCATCGAGAACCAACCTATACACGTCTGGATTGCCTCATGATCGTGAGATCGCCACTGCGGACTGTCCTGAACCTAACGGCTCAACACATTGCGTCGGCTGCCAGAAATATCGTGCGTTATTCCACACATCACTCACATGCCATAGGCGATCGGCGCGCGCTGTAGACACCCGGCGCCTCTGACAGGACCTTTCGGAACTATGCCTCGTTTACATCGAAACATTCTTCTCTCCTCATCATGGTTGACTCGCCTCGTCATTGCCATTGCTGGCTTATGTATCGTCGGTGGGTGGTTCTCAGTTCAGTACATCAAGACCCACCTTCTGGCTCGCTCGGGGGAAGCTCTTGGGTTTGCTGCCGCTAGTGCCGCCAACCAGCTCGATCTCTTGCTAACAGAGCGGTACGGTGACATCAGGATGATGACTCAGGCCACGGTATTCCACAGCCGCGAGACCAGAACGGCCGAAAAATACCTTCGAATGCTGCAAGATTCCTATCCGGTGTATTTGTGGCTGGGCTTCGCCGACAACACTGGCCGCATCATCGCCGCCACGGATCAGACTACCGTTGGAGTAGACAGCCATGGCCGCACATGGTTCCAGCTTGCCAAGAATGGCGGGATTCCCCATGCAGAAGATGCTGAGCCATCTCGTGAAGCCGAGGGAGTCTTTGCGGTCACTATGAGTAGTCCGATTATTGGCACAGCCGGGGAATTTCATGGAGTGGTATCGGCGCAGATTGGACTGCCGGTGCTTGAGGACACGGTGGCCCACATCGCAATGGCGCTGCAAGCCCAATTGGGGACCGCACACAGAATCGAGTGGCAGATCTTGAATTCAGCCGGCGACGTGGTGGCCGATTCCGTTCTTCGTGAAGAGGGCAGGATTAATCTCAAGCAGCTCAGTCTTCCATCTGCCCTGTTGGTCCAGTCCGCACCAGCGGGATTCGTCGAAGAAAAACATATTCGTCGAGGCATCGAGGTCGTAACAGGATATGCACGCACGAAGGGATCTGACCGATTCCCCGGATTTGGATGGTCCGTACTCATACGCCAAGACCGCGATGATATTCTTCTGCCGATCAACCGTGTCATCTGGTTTCTCTCTGGCGGCGTGAGCGTGGTCATTCTCCCCCTGATTGGGCTCTTGATATGGAGCACGAATCGGCTTGAGCGGGAATGGACGAGCAGTCTCCGGCGGAGCGAAGCGATGCAGGGAGTAGTGGAGGCTGCCCGCCAGCTGACTTCCGAGCGGAACTTAGAGCAACTCTTGCGACAGCTGATCGAACTCAGTCGAAAGCTGACGGGGGCACAGTATGGAGCCCTCGGCATTTTCGATGCGTCCGGCACAAAACTCACCCGGTTTCTCACATCCGGCATGGACCAGGCCACAGAGAAGGCCATCGGACAGCTGCCATCCGGTCAAGGCTTGTTGGGCCACCTGGCCAAAACCGAAGGGGCCCTCCGACTTCGGGATCTGACTCAACATCCGGCATCATCAGGCGTTCCTTCTCATCATCCTGTCATGCGCTCCTTCCTTGGCATCTCTATCGAAATGCACGGGATGCTCTTCGGTCGGCTCTACTTGACGAACAAAGAGACTTCAGTAGGGGGCAACGCAGAATTTACCGACCTTGATGAACAGGTGATCTCCACCCTAGGGGCCCAAGCAGGGGCGGCGATTAGAAACACCAACCTGCTCAATGAACTGGGAGATGCGGAAGCACAGTTGCGGCTTTTGCTTGAATCGACGGGTGAGGGAATCTGTGGCCTGGACATGACGGGGCGATGTGTATTCATCAACTCCTCTGCGGCAAACATGCTGGGGTACCAACGGGACGAGTTGCTCGGACAGAACCTGCATGAACTCGTGCATCACAGTTACCCGGATGGATTAGCCTATCCTCTTGACCAGTGCCCTATCTTTCGAGCATCGCAAACCGGGCAGGCATGTCGTGTTGATGGCGAATTTCTGTGTCGCAAAGACGGGACCATGTTGGCGGTGGAGATGTCCGCTCATCCGATTCTGGAAAAGGGAATCATCACTGGGGTCGTGGTCACCTTTCGAGACATCTCGGAGCGCAAGCAGGCCCAGGACGCCTTATCCAAAGCCGCGCAAGACCTTGAATGGAAGAACTGGGAATTGTCCTTGGCAAGGGACCAAGCGCTGGAGAGCACCAGGTTGAAATCAGAATTTCTCGCCACTATGAGTCATGAAATTCGCACCCCCATGAACGGTGTGATCGGCATGACCGATCTATTGCTCGACACTACGTTGACCGAAGAACAGCGTGATTATGTCCGAATGCTACGTGCCTCCGGGGAGAATCTACTTGGCATCATCAACGATATTCTCGACTTTTCTAAGATTGAGGCAGGGAAACTGGATCTCGAAACCATAGACTTCGACCTCCGAACTACAATCGAGTCGGTGCTCGAACTGCTGGCCAAACCTGCCCACAGCAAGCATCTTGAATTGGTCGGATTGATCTACGCCAACACCCCGTCATCGGTTCGAGGCGACCCGAGCCGCTTGCGGCAGATCCTTACGAATCTGATCGGGAATGCCATCAAGTTCACCGAGCAGGGAGAGGTGGTCCTCCAAGTGGCGCTGAGCGTTGATGCCAACGAACACGTTCTCGTGCGTTTTGATGTGAGCGACACAGGAGTTGGAGTTAGCTCAGAAGGGCTGTCACGACTCTTCCAGTCATTCAGCCAAGCGGATGGCTCAACGACACGCAAGTATGGTGGTACGGGGCTGGGGCTGGCCATTTGTAAACGGCTTGTGGAGATGATGGGGGGTGAGATTGGAGTCGATAGCACCCTTGGGAGAGGCAGTCGTTTCTGGTTTACTGTGCAATTGGGAAAGCAGGCGGTCAGTGCAACCTCTCCGGAGGAGTCTCCGGTAGAGTTACGCGATTTGCATGTATGCCTAGTCGATGATAACGCAACGAATAGGACGCTGTTGCAGCACTATGCCACTGCTTGGGGGATGCGGAGCGAAAGTGTAGATGAGGGTTCACGAGCACTCGAAATGCTCCGCGCTGCCGCTTCGCAGAGAGAGGGGTTCGATCTCGCGCTCATAGATATGCAGATGCCAGGGATGGATGGTTTGACATTGGCTCGGGCAATACAAGCCGACCCAACTCTCAAACCCCTTCGCTTGGTATTGATTACATCTGCAGGCCAGCGCGGAGATGCCAAAGCGGCGCAGGAGGCGGGCATCGCCGGGTATCTCACCAAGCCCATCCGCCGATCTCAGCTACGAGAATGCCTGGAGCTGGTTATGCGAATGCCAGGGAACCAGACCGGACAAGCAACCGCCAGCACACCTCCATTAATCACTCGCCATCATCTTGCCGAGCGAGCGACACAACGGCGTACCAGGATTCTCGTGGCTGAAGACAATGCCGTGAACCGGGTCGTCATTGTACGATTGCTGGAGAAGTTGGGCCATCTTCCTGATGTCGTCATCAATGGGAATGAAGCCATTGCAGCCTTGCGTAGGGAAGGGCGCTATGATCTGGCGTTCATGGACTGCCAAATGCCCGAAATGGATGGCTATGGGGCGACGGCTGAAATACGAAAATTGGAAGGAGCGGCTCGCCATGTTCCTATCATCGCGCTCACTGCCAACGCCATGAAGGGTGACCGGGACAAGTGCCTGGAAGCCGGTATGGACGACTATATTTCGAAGCCCGTCACGGTTGAGAAACTCAAAACCATCCTCGAACGCTGGATACCGCCGACTGAAGGTGAGCTTACATAAGAGAGGGGTGACTCGAAACCCCTGGCTCTGTCGCACAAGCCTGAGGCTGGCGTCAGAGCGTTCGCTCCAGCGGCATGTGCCCATCAGCAGGCGGGACCTGAGTGCGGAACGCTGTCAGCTCACGTGTGAGATAATGGCGGCAGGGATCTCGGTCAATGGAAGAACTTTATCCACGGCGCCTAGTTTGA is a genomic window of Nitrospira sp. containing:
- a CDS encoding PAS domain S-box protein; protein product: MHHSEARFRESAEQTRLMMDALPVLVAYVDREHRYQQNNEGYRRWFGDDPASLQGRHLQDVLGTTAYEAIKPKIEAALQGEHVEFEAELPYAKGGVRNVHVAYAPHRDTNGTVLGFYGLVQDVSPRKKAEEALKRSEDRQRKIVSALAEGVVLQDAVGTVLSCNASAESILGLSAEQMIGRTSLAPRWQAMHEDGAPFPGSQHPAMCTLQTGEPCTDIIMGVDRPDGKLVWISINTKPLFSGGNALPYGVVSSFQDITKRKEAEAALQDLLDTLELRVTERTAELQRTNALLVEEIAQRQEMEAALRRSESGLAEAQRITQMGSWELDLVDGTLNWSQEIYRVFEVDPGKFSASYEAFLNAVHPEDRTMVNEAYTQSVQNRTPYEIVHRLQMPDGRIKYVQERGETYYDAEGRPQRSVGTVQDITERQEDKLQLQRSQALLHSVFEHLPNMVFVKDAHTLHFVEFNQAGEALTGFSREELLGKSDYDLFPREEADFFTDKDRSVLASGSLLEIREEEIQTKDRGIRFLQTKKVPIYDAQGIPQYLLGISEDVTERKRAEESLLRLHAELEERVRGRTSELSETNSRLEAEIIDHATAKETLQRRDAILQAVSYAAKQFLLTISWESQLIDVLQRLGEEAAVDHACVFRNHRAQDGDLRTSLQSEWVAHGVPSRVNDARLQDVSYRAQGLERWERELSRGIPICSSVADLSQAEQILMRIRGQRSITLIPIVVGQEWWGMMVFGMIQAERSWQAAEIEALQVAASTLGAGIQRQRMEQEIRLYTEELEQLVTQRTDRIRELEGQRAQAEKLAALGQLAAGVAHEINNPIAGIKNAFLVLKDGIPREHPHYHFVGMIEREIERVATIVRRMYDLYRDESQQEQVVTLDTLMEDLAYLLKPKLTQRKISLQSHILPTIPPFRLVQRDLLQVLLNLVQNAVEASPENGLVVVNVTHDHDHVAFSVSDEGYGISQDEQPHIFEPFFSGHHKRKQGGMGLGLSVSYSLVHAMGGRIDVVSQPSKGATFIVTLPLTPTPHITAHTEGET
- a CDS encoding response regulator, translated to MTQVHARILIADDEETFRLSTATLLRQKGYVCDCAQDSEEATRLLQESYDLLIADIRMPGNSELELLRSVHERMPELPVVVLTGYPSLPTAVESLRLSISDYLIKPVGLPELQQAITRALEKGRLLRAVREASVETAQLTAALDHIEQTMTTRGGSDKQPLISWGAKRYVEQAVAHIARLSLAVGQVVGGLDEGGDQSADVCRVMRCSRLAVYEQVLEQTVEVLARTKNAFKSKELGELRKHVEDTLKANRRLG
- a CDS encoding response regulator transcription factor; amino-acid sequence: MHRRSNRIRLLLVEDHEIVRVALRVLLERTGDIHVVDEAGTASRAWEQVTKFKPDVVLLDVNLPDRCGVDLCRDIRAAFPNTHVLFLTALPDTETLRASVVGGADGYLHKTIDLESLVEAIKAVASGKGYLDHAAAGSVMSWLRASSIHSDANPALQLSPQERRVIALVAEGKTNKEIGVTLVLSEKTVKNYISHAFEKLGVTRRAQAAVMFMKIPPDTTKLLS
- a CDS encoding response regulator, giving the protein MPRLHRNILLSSSWLTRLVIAIAGLCIVGGWFSVQYIKTHLLARSGEALGFAAASAANQLDLLLTERYGDIRMMTQATVFHSRETRTAEKYLRMLQDSYPVYLWLGFADNTGRIIAATDQTTVGVDSHGRTWFQLAKNGGIPHAEDAEPSREAEGVFAVTMSSPIIGTAGEFHGVVSAQIGLPVLEDTVAHIAMALQAQLGTAHRIEWQILNSAGDVVADSVLREEGRINLKQLSLPSALLVQSAPAGFVEEKHIRRGIEVVTGYARTKGSDRFPGFGWSVLIRQDRDDILLPINRVIWFLSGGVSVVILPLIGLLIWSTNRLEREWTSSLRRSEAMQGVVEAARQLTSERNLEQLLRQLIELSRKLTGAQYGALGIFDASGTKLTRFLTSGMDQATEKAIGQLPSGQGLLGHLAKTEGALRLRDLTQHPASSGVPSHHPVMRSFLGISIEMHGMLFGRLYLTNKETSVGGNAEFTDLDEQVISTLGAQAGAAIRNTNLLNELGDAEAQLRLLLESTGEGICGLDMTGRCVFINSSAANMLGYQRDELLGQNLHELVHHSYPDGLAYPLDQCPIFRASQTGQACRVDGEFLCRKDGTMLAVEMSAHPILEKGIITGVVVTFRDISERKQAQDALSKAAQDLEWKNWELSLARDQALESTRLKSEFLATMSHEIRTPMNGVIGMTDLLLDTTLTEEQRDYVRMLRASGENLLGIINDILDFSKIEAGKLDLETIDFDLRTTIESVLELLAKPAHSKHLELVGLIYANTPSSVRGDPSRLRQILTNLIGNAIKFTEQGEVVLQVALSVDANEHVLVRFDVSDTGVGVSSEGLSRLFQSFSQADGSTTRKYGGTGLGLAICKRLVEMMGGEIGVDSTLGRGSRFWFTVQLGKQAVSATSPEESPVELRDLHVCLVDDNATNRTLLQHYATAWGMRSESVDEGSRALEMLRAAASQREGFDLALIDMQMPGMDGLTLARAIQADPTLKPLRLVLITSAGQRGDAKAAQEAGIAGYLTKPIRRSQLRECLELVMRMPGNQTGQATASTPPLITRHHLAERATQRRTRILVAEDNAVNRVVIVRLLEKLGHLPDVVINGNEAIAALRREGRYDLAFMDCQMPEMDGYGATAEIRKLEGAARHVPIIALTANAMKGDRDKCLEAGMDDYISKPVTVEKLKTILERWIPPTEGELT